Genomic window (Streptomyces sp. SLBN-31):
CCCGGCCGCCACGATCCGTCCGCCCGCGTCCCCGCCGCCCGGCCCCAGGTCGATCACCCAGTCCGCGCCCGCCACGACCGACATGTCGTGCTCGACCACGATCACCGTGTGGCCTGCGTCCACCAGACCGTGCAGTTGCCGCATGAGGACCTCGACGTCGGCGGGGTGGAGGCCGGTGGTCGGTTCGTCGAGGAGGTAGAGGGCGTGGCCGCGGCGGCCGCGCTGCAGCTCGGCCGCGAGCTTGATGCGCTGGGCCTCACCCCCGGACAGCTCCGTCGCGGGCCGGCCGAGGGCGAGGTAGCCGAGGCCGACGTCGAGGAGCGTGCGCAGGCTCCGTGCCACGGCCGGGGTCCCGGCGAAGAACTCCGCGGCCTTCTCCACCGTGAGGTCCAGCACCTGCGCGATGTTCCGTCCCCGGTACGTCACTTCGAGCGTCTCTGGGTTGTAGCGGGCCCCGCCGCAGTCCGGGCACGGCGCGTAGGTGCTCGGCAGGAACAGCAGCTCCACGCTGACGAATCCCTCGCCCTGGCAGGTCTCGCAACGGCCCCCCGCGACGTTGAAGGAGAAGCGCCCGACGCCGTAACCGCGCCGCACGGCCTCCTCGGTGGCCGCGAACTCCTTCCGTACGACGTCGAACAGGCCCGTATAGGTGGCCAGGTTGGAGCGCGGGGTGCGGCCGATGGGCTTCTGGTCGACCGACACCAGCCGCCGCACGCCCGGCAGGTCCTCGGTGATCTCGCCGATCAGCGTGGACTTCCCGGACCCGGAGACGCCGGTGACCGCGGTGAACACCCCGAGCGGGAACTCCGCCGTGACCGCCCGCAGGTTGTGCCGGGTGACCGGGCCCACCTTCAACTGCCCGCGAGCGGGGCGCTCCTGGCGTTCCGGAGCGGGGAGGCGGTGGAAGAGGTGGCGGGCCGTCGCCGACTCCTCCACCCCGGCGAGCTCCGCCACGGGGCCGCTGTGCAGGACCTGCCCGCCGTGCTCCCCGGCGCGCGGACCCACGTCCACCAGCCAGTCGGCGCCGCGTACCACGTCGAGGTGGTGCTCGACCACGAACACCGTGTTCCCGGCCGCCTTGAGCCGCTCCAGCACGGTCAGCAGGGCCTCGGTGTCCGCCGGGTGCAGGCCTGCGGACGGCTCGTCGAGGACGTACACGACACCGAACAGGCCGGAGCGCAACTGCGTTGCCAGGCGCAGGCGTTGGAGTTCGCCCGCGGAGAGGGTCGGGGTGGCCCGGTCCAGGCCGAGGTAGCCGAGGCCGAGTTCGAGGACCGGTGCGATGCGCGAGCGCAGGTCGTCGGTGAGCGCGCGGGCCGGCTCGTCCTCACCGACCAGGAGATTCGCGAGGTCGACCAGGGGCAGGGCCGCCAGTTCCGCGATGGTGCGGCCCGCGAAGGTCACCGCCAGCGCCTCGGGCCGGAGCCTGGCGCCGCCGCAGGCCGGGCAGGGGGCGGCGACCAGGAAGCTCTCCGCCCTGGCGCGCAGCGTGGGGCTCTTGGAGTCGGCGAACGTCTTCATGACGTAGCGGCGGGCGCTCATGTACGTGCCCTGGTACGGGCGTTGGATGCGGTCCGCGTCACGGACCGGGTGCACGGTGACCACCGGCTGCTCGTCCGTGAACAGGATCCACTCGCGCTGCCCTGCGGGCAGTTCACGCCAGGGCCGGTCCACGTCGTACCCGAGCGCGTCGAGGATGTCGCGCAGGTTCTTGCCCTGCCAGGCGCCCGGCCAGGCGGCGATCGCGCCCTCGCGGATCGACAGCGACGGGTCGGGGACCAGCGACTCCTCGCTCGTCCGGTGCACCTGGCCCAGGCCGTGACACTCCGGGCAGGCGCCGGCGGCGGTGTTGGGGGAGAAGGCGTCCGAGTCGAGGCGTTCGGCGCCCGGCGGGTAGGTGCCGGCGCGGGAGAACAGCATGCGCAGGGAGTTGGAGAGGTTGGTGAGAGTGCCGACCGAGGACCGGGACGTCGGCGCGGAGCGGCGCTGCTGGAGCGAGACCGCGGGCGGCAGACCGGTGATCTCGCCGACCTTCGGCGCGCCCACCTGGTGGATCAGACGGCGCGCGTACGGGGCGACGGACTCGAAGTAACGGCGCTGTGCCTCCGCGTAGATCGTGCCGAACGCCAGCGACGACTTCCCGGAACCGGACACGCCGGTGAACACGGTCACCACGTCCCGCGGGATGTCGACGTCCACGCCCTTGAGGTTGTGCTCGCGGGCGCCGCGGACACGGACGTACGGGTCGTGGGGGGTGGGCATGGGGGAAGCTCCGTTACTCCGTCACTCCGGGGACAAACCCCGCGATCCTACGCGGCCGGGCCGGTCGTCGCCGCCCGACGTCCCACTGCCGGTGCGCCGAAGATCCCGGACAGCCTGCGGTACGAGTCCACCAGCGCCGCCCTGTCGTACGTACTGGTGGTGACCAGCACCTCCTGCGCCGCCGTCTCCTTCAGCACCGTCTCCAGCTCGTGCGCGACCTGCTCCTCGGTGCCCGCGACGTGTCCGGCGAGCCCGGCCTCGTAGAAGCCGCGCTCCTTCGCGGTCATCGTCAGGGCCTTCACGCGCTCGGCGGGCGGCAGGGGCGGGAAGGTGCCGTGGGTACGGGAGTACGCCATCGACCAGGCCTCCGGGATCAGCAGGCGGCGGGCCTCCTCGGGCGTGGCGGCCACGGCGATCGTGCCCGAGACGACGACGTACGGCTCCGCCGCCCAGGGGGAGGGGCGGAAGGCCGCGCGGTAGCGGTCGATGCCGCGCAGCATCTTCGCCCGGTTGCGCAGGTCGCCGATCACCATCGGCAGGCCCGCCCGTCCCGCGATGTCGGCGCCCTCGCCCATCGCTAGAACGAACGGCGGCACGGTCAGGCCCTCCGCGGGCCGGGCGTGGACGCCGGTGGGGGACGTGCCGCGGAACCAGCCGAGCAGTTCGTCGAGCTGCCCCGCGAAGTCCTCGGCGGCCTCCTTGTCCCGGCCCAGCGCCCTGCGCACACCGTCGGTGAACCCCACCGACCGTCCCAGCCCCATGTCGACGCGTCCCGGGAAGAGGGACTCCAGCACCCCGAACTGCTCGGCCACGACCAGGGGCCGGTGATTGGGCAGCATCACGCCGCCGGTGCCGACCCGGATCGTGCGCGTCGCGGCCGCGACGGCGGCGGCGAGCACGGTCGGCGCGGACCCCGCGACCCCGGGCACACCGTGGTGCTCCGACACCCACAGCCGCCGGTAGCCGAGCCCTTCCAGCTCCCGCGCCAGCCGCACGGTGTCCCGCAGCGCCTCCGCATGCGTGTGGCCCTCTCGGGTGCGGGAGCGGTCGAGCACGGAGAAACGGGTCTGGGCGATCAGGGAGCTCATACAGGGTTCAACACCGGGCGGCCCCCAGGATTCCTGAGGCCGCCGGCCGGGGGGCCGGTGCCTGCGCCGCGTCGGGGCGCCGGAAAAGCGATTGACGCCCCGACGCCGCCCCGGGACGATCTCCCCCCGTGACGACGCGTACCGATCAGGACCCCACCGTGCCCGGCGGGGCCGCCGTCCGCCCCGTCGCCCTGATCACCGGCGTGGGCCGCACGGCCGGCATCGGCGCGGGGGTCGCCCGTCGCCTGGCCTCCTCGGGCTGGGACATCGGCTTCACCTACTGGACCGCCTACGACGACCGCATGACCTGGGGGAGAGAAGCCGGCGCCACCGCGGCGATCGTCGCGGACCTGAACGGACGCGGCGCGTCCACGGCGGCGATCGAGGCGGACCTCGTCGATCCGCAGACCCCGGCCCGTGTCTTCGAGGAGGCCGAGCGGCGGCTGGGCGGA
Coding sequences:
- a CDS encoding excinuclease ABC subunit UvrA, whose protein sequence is MPTPHDPYVRVRGAREHNLKGVDVDIPRDVVTVFTGVSGSGKSSLAFGTIYAEAQRRYFESVAPYARRLIHQVGAPKVGEITGLPPAVSLQQRRSAPTSRSSVGTLTNLSNSLRMLFSRAGTYPPGAERLDSDAFSPNTAAGACPECHGLGQVHRTSEESLVPDPSLSIREGAIAAWPGAWQGKNLRDILDALGYDVDRPWRELPAGQREWILFTDEQPVVTVHPVRDADRIQRPYQGTYMSARRYVMKTFADSKSPTLRARAESFLVAAPCPACGGARLRPEALAVTFAGRTIAELAALPLVDLANLLVGEDEPARALTDDLRSRIAPVLELGLGYLGLDRATPTLSAGELQRLRLATQLRSGLFGVVYVLDEPSAGLHPADTEALLTVLERLKAAGNTVFVVEHHLDVVRGADWLVDVGPRAGEHGGQVLHSGPVAELAGVEESATARHLFHRLPAPERQERPARGQLKVGPVTRHNLRAVTAEFPLGVFTAVTGVSGSGKSTLIGEITEDLPGVRRLVSVDQKPIGRTPRSNLATYTGLFDVVRKEFAATEEAVRRGYGVGRFSFNVAGGRCETCQGEGFVSVELLFLPSTYAPCPDCGGARYNPETLEVTYRGRNIAQVLDLTVEKAAEFFAGTPAVARSLRTLLDVGLGYLALGRPATELSGGEAQRIKLAAELQRGRRGHALYLLDEPTTGLHPADVEVLMRQLHGLVDAGHTVIVVEHDMSVVAGADWVIDLGPGGGDAGGRIVAAGRPAEVATVAGSATASYLARALGPHTR
- a CDS encoding LLM class flavin-dependent oxidoreductase; this encodes MSSLIAQTRFSVLDRSRTREGHTHAEALRDTVRLARELEGLGYRRLWVSEHHGVPGVAGSAPTVLAAAVAAATRTIRVGTGGVMLPNHRPLVVAEQFGVLESLFPGRVDMGLGRSVGFTDGVRRALGRDKEAAEDFAGQLDELLGWFRGTSPTGVHARPAEGLTVPPFVLAMGEGADIAGRAGLPMVIGDLRNRAKMLRGIDRYRAAFRPSPWAAEPYVVVSGTIAVAATPEEARRLLIPEAWSMAYSRTHGTFPPLPPAERVKALTMTAKERGFYEAGLAGHVAGTEEQVAHELETVLKETAAQEVLVTTSTYDRAALVDSYRRLSGIFGAPAVGRRAATTGPAA